From a single Fulvivirga ulvae genomic region:
- a CDS encoding pseudouridine synthase has protein sequence MIKHHHFILYKPFGYLSQFVSNQNKQRNKKMLGDLYNFPEGAMAIGRLDESSEGLLLVTTDGKASEQVRSKEIEKEYYAQLDGEITDEAIEQLKTGIEIGMGSNAYTTLPCKAFRLDLPPDFPPRAKKIRDERHGPTSWLSITITEGKFRQVRKMTAAVGFPTLRLVRVRIGAITLDGLEPGQAIEVDSFGVDSI, from the coding sequence ATGATCAAACACCACCACTTCATCCTGTACAAACCCTTTGGTTATTTGTCGCAGTTCGTCAGCAATCAAAACAAGCAGAGGAACAAGAAAATGCTCGGAGACCTTTATAACTTCCCCGAGGGTGCCATGGCTATCGGCCGGCTGGATGAAAGTTCGGAGGGACTGCTGTTGGTGACCACAGATGGTAAGGCAAGCGAGCAGGTGCGAAGCAAAGAAATTGAAAAGGAATATTATGCCCAGCTTGACGGCGAAATAACAGATGAGGCCATAGAGCAATTAAAAACCGGGATAGAAATAGGCATGGGAAGCAACGCCTATACCACCTTGCCGTGCAAAGCCTTTCGCCTTGACCTCCCTCCCGACTTTCCACCTCGCGCCAAAAAAATAAGGGACGAAAGGCACGGCCCGACCAGTTGGCTGTCCATAACCATAACCGAGGGAAAGTTCAGGCAGGTACGTAAAATGACCGCAGCAGTGGGCTTTCCTACATTAAGGCTGGTCAGGGTTCGTATCGGAGCTATTACCCTGGATGGATTGGAACCCGGGCAAGCTATAGAGGTAGATAGTTTCGGGGTTGACTCTATCTGA
- a CDS encoding M20 family peptidase, producing the protein MKKILLIVLALILVVAGYILYNTFAFPSKQITVEPAPESVIPPSAKEHLAKALSIRTISHENPQDFDSAAFYQFREFVKNTYPLADSLLEVTYINKFSMVYQWQGSDPSLKPVILMGHLDVVPVAAENLKKWSVDPFAGTIKDGIIWGRGAIDDKISVIGNLEAVELLLQEGYKPKRTIYLCYGHDEELGGLNGAVAIVKHLKDKGVEAEFVLDEGFAITQGLIPGTDKDVALIGTAEKGFVTLNLSVAIEGGHSSMPKEETAIDVLSKAVAKLKDNPFPAEITQPVQDFMTHIGPEMPFMQKMAFANPSIFKPMIISSLEKTASGNALVRTTTAPTIIQGGIKENVIPYEAHASVNFRILPGTSIADVKDYVINTLADDRIEVKEGSFNSEAPESSSADSFGYQTIHTTIKQLFPQAVVTPNLVIGATDSRYYYPLSSNVYRFTPFYLNNDNITTFHGINERIPVKDFENAIRFYVQLIRNTSDNSN; encoded by the coding sequence ATGAAAAAAATACTCCTGATTGTACTTGCACTCATTTTGGTAGTTGCTGGTTATATTTTATACAACACCTTTGCGTTTCCCTCAAAACAAATAACTGTTGAACCTGCTCCTGAAAGCGTAATACCGCCCTCAGCCAAAGAGCATCTGGCTAAGGCGCTATCTATTCGCACCATCTCTCATGAAAACCCTCAGGACTTTGATTCGGCAGCTTTTTATCAATTCCGGGAATTTGTTAAAAACACTTATCCGCTGGCAGATTCACTTCTGGAAGTAACTTACATCAATAAGTTCAGTATGGTATACCAGTGGCAGGGATCAGATCCATCGCTTAAACCGGTGATCCTTATGGGGCACCTGGATGTGGTACCTGTAGCAGCGGAAAACCTCAAAAAATGGAGTGTTGATCCTTTTGCAGGCACCATTAAAGACGGGATAATCTGGGGACGTGGTGCGATTGATGACAAGATCAGCGTAATCGGCAACCTTGAAGCGGTCGAACTGCTCTTGCAGGAAGGTTATAAACCTAAGCGTACCATCTACCTTTGCTACGGGCATGATGAAGAGCTTGGAGGCCTCAATGGGGCTGTAGCCATCGTTAAACATTTGAAAGATAAAGGTGTGGAAGCAGAATTTGTGCTTGATGAAGGCTTTGCCATTACCCAGGGTCTGATACCCGGCACGGATAAAGATGTGGCCCTGATCGGCACGGCAGAAAAAGGCTTTGTTACTTTAAACCTTTCCGTGGCCATCGAAGGCGGACATTCATCCATGCCCAAAGAGGAAACCGCCATTGATGTATTATCCAAAGCCGTAGCCAAGTTGAAGGACAACCCCTTCCCTGCTGAAATCACACAACCGGTGCAGGATTTTATGACCCACATTGGCCCTGAAATGCCTTTTATGCAGAAGATGGCCTTTGCCAATCCTTCTATTTTCAAGCCGATGATCATCAGCTCACTGGAAAAGACGGCTTCAGGCAATGCCCTGGTGAGGACCACAACAGCGCCCACTATAATTCAGGGAGGAATCAAAGAAAATGTAATCCCGTATGAAGCGCACGCCTCGGTCAACTTCAGGATACTGCCGGGCACCAGTATTGCCGATGTGAAGGACTATGTAATCAATACCCTTGCCGATGACCGCATAGAAGTAAAAGAAGGCTCCTTCAACAGCGAAGCCCCGGAATCATCCAGTGCGGATTCCTTCGGGTACCAGACCATCCATACCACTATAAAACAGCTATTCCCACAGGCTGTGGTCACTCCTAATCTCGTTATTGGTGCTACGGACTCACGTTACTACTATCCGCTAAGCAGCAATGTCTACCGCTTTACCCCGTTCTATCTCAATAACGATAACATCACCACGTTTCATGGTATAAATGAACGTATCCCGGTTAAAGACTTTGAAAATGCCATCCGGTTTTATGTTCAACTGATTCGAAATACTTCTGATAATAGCAACTAA
- a CDS encoding TonB-dependent receptor codes for MKKLIFLCLLLGASCYGYTQVITIKDKKTGEPLEMVAIMSKQPKAYATTNSEGKADISSFKDAEKIVIHLLGYKRETKSYEQLQNESFNLNLAHSEFTMDEVVVSATRWDQSASEVPSKIIAISQEEVALQNPQTAADLLNISGKVFIQKSQQGGGSPMIRGFATNRLLYSVDGVRMNTAIFRGGNLQNVISLDPFAIENAEVLFGPGSIIYGSDAIGGVMSFQTITPQLSQSDNPLITGKAVTRYSSANDEKTGHFDINVGWKKWASVTSISSNNYGDLRMGSHGPDEYLRPFYVQRQDSMDIIVTNDDPQLQVPSGYTQINMMQKLRYKPNDKWDVEYGLHYSETSDYSRYDRHIRYRDGLPRYGEWGYGPQKWLMSNLNISYSGKSRLFDQATLRLAQQSFEESRISRDLNDPLRETRVEEVEAYSTNLDFIKSISEKATLFYGIELVENEVTSTGINEDISTGTSSPGPSRYPQATWASYGVYASSQFDLSEELLLQGGLRYNQVNIDATFDTRFYPFPFSEAELNNGALTGSIGTVYRPSNTLVISLNAATAFRSPNVDDMGKVFDSEPGSVVVPNPDLDPEYAYNLDLGIAKTFDDLLKIDVSAYYTSLQNALTRRDYTLNGEDSIMYDGTLSQVQAIQNAATAHVYGVQAGFKLNLPDGFELSSDFSYQKGTEELDNGEESPSRHAAPWFGVTRLAYKFDKLNMQLYTNYSGKREFDDLPEEEQGKTEIYAIDDDGNPYSPGWYTLNFKANYELTDHLSVSGGLENITDQRYRPYSSGIVAPGRNFILSLRANF; via the coding sequence ATGAAAAAGTTAATTTTCTTGTGTTTGTTACTGGGTGCGTCATGCTATGGATACACCCAGGTAATAACCATTAAAGACAAAAAAACCGGCGAGCCTCTGGAGATGGTCGCCATAATGAGTAAACAACCCAAAGCCTATGCAACGACCAATTCGGAAGGAAAAGCAGATATTTCTTCATTTAAAGATGCAGAAAAGATTGTGATCCACCTGCTGGGCTATAAAAGGGAAACAAAAAGTTATGAACAATTACAAAACGAATCATTCAATTTAAACCTCGCTCATTCGGAGTTCACCATGGACGAAGTGGTGGTATCAGCCACACGGTGGGACCAGTCGGCATCGGAAGTGCCGTCAAAAATAATTGCGATCTCTCAGGAAGAGGTGGCCTTGCAAAACCCCCAGACCGCCGCCGACCTGCTGAATATATCGGGCAAGGTATTTATCCAAAAGAGCCAGCAGGGAGGTGGAAGCCCTATGATCCGTGGCTTTGCCACCAACCGGCTACTTTATAGCGTAGATGGTGTAAGAATGAACACGGCCATATTCCGGGGAGGCAACCTGCAAAATGTAATTTCTCTGGATCCATTTGCCATTGAAAATGCAGAAGTGCTTTTCGGACCCGGATCGATCATCTACGGTAGTGATGCCATTGGTGGTGTGATGAGTTTTCAAACGATTACTCCTCAATTGTCACAATCTGACAATCCGCTCATTACAGGAAAAGCGGTAACCAGATACTCTTCTGCCAACGATGAAAAAACAGGGCATTTTGACATCAATGTGGGCTGGAAGAAATGGGCATCGGTAACCAGTATCAGCTCCAACAATTATGGAGACCTGCGTATGGGCAGCCACGGGCCTGACGAATACCTGCGGCCTTTTTATGTACAGCGACAGGACAGCATGGATATAATTGTTACCAACGACGATCCGCAGCTCCAGGTGCCTTCAGGATATACGCAGATCAATATGATGCAAAAACTCCGGTATAAACCCAATGATAAATGGGACGTTGAATACGGACTCCATTATTCTGAAACCTCGGATTATTCGCGTTATGACAGGCACATCCGCTACAGGGATGGCCTTCCCCGCTATGGAGAGTGGGGCTATGGACCGCAAAAATGGTTGATGAGTAACCTGAACATTAGCTATTCGGGAAAATCCCGACTGTTTGACCAGGCTACTTTAAGACTTGCCCAGCAATCTTTTGAGGAAAGCAGGATCAGCCGTGATCTCAACGATCCACTTCGTGAAACACGGGTCGAGGAGGTGGAAGCATATTCAACCAACCTGGATTTCATCAAATCTATTAGCGAAAAAGCCACGTTGTTTTACGGGATCGAATTGGTAGAAAATGAGGTAACCTCCACAGGCATCAATGAAGATATATCCACAGGCACCAGTTCACCAGGGCCTTCAAGATATCCGCAGGCTACATGGGCATCGTACGGAGTATATGCTTCAAGCCAGTTTGACTTGTCCGAGGAACTGCTTTTGCAGGGAGGTTTGCGATACAACCAGGTTAATATCGATGCCACCTTCGATACACGCTTCTACCCTTTCCCTTTTTCTGAAGCCGAGCTGAACAACGGCGCTTTAACCGGAAGCATAGGTACAGTATACCGTCCTTCCAACACCCTGGTGATCAGTCTGAATGCCGCCACGGCATTCCGCTCTCCCAATGTTGACGACATGGGTAAAGTTTTTGATTCGGAGCCGGGTTCGGTAGTAGTCCCTAATCCTGATCTTGATCCCGAATACGCCTATAACCTTGATCTGGGCATTGCAAAAACTTTTGATGATCTGCTTAAAATAGATGTTAGTGCCTATTATACAAGCTTGCAGAATGCTCTCACCCGCCGCGATTACACCCTGAACGGTGAGGACAGTATCATGTATGACGGCACCCTTAGCCAGGTACAGGCGATCCAGAATGCTGCTACGGCCCACGTTTATGGTGTACAGGCCGGCTTTAAACTTAATTTGCCCGATGGGTTTGAGTTATCATCCGATTTCAGCTACCAGAAAGGTACCGAGGAGCTGGACAATGGAGAGGAAAGCCCTTCAAGACATGCAGCTCCATGGTTTGGTGTAACAAGGCTTGCTTATAAGTTTGACAAACTCAACATGCAACTTTATACTAATTATAGTGGTAAAAGAGAATTTGATGACCTTCCGGAAGAAGAGCAGGGAAAAACTGAGATCTATGCCATTGACGACGACGGCAACCCGTATTCACCGGGATGGTACACTTTAAATTTCAAGGCTAACTATGAACTTACTGACCACCTGTCTGTAAGTGGAGGCCTGGAAAACATCACAGACCAAAGGTATCGTCCTTACAGCTCAGGAATAGTTGCACCGGGAAGGAATTTTATTCTCTCCCTCAGAGCCAACTTTTAA
- a CDS encoding OmpA family protein: MERKRSSVTLLIALFMLVGITTTFGQNVDKKVYDADKYFKIRNYKEALSLYLEAIEAGVKDPVVYYRTAVSYQHMFEIEEQVKAIPYFEKAIDAGTDQLPVHVYYDLADAYHKNEQIEKALEYYGKYKGMLKGDQGEIEKVNRALEVANNALSMMSSPKAIEVINFGQIINSQYTEYNPVVSADESVMAFTALRPNTGKTRSGDKFIEEVYISYNSSGNWSQPQPIRIASDYNVGTAGISADGQKMLIFIGGAGGTGNLYTIDKSGNDWSTPVTMGNKINSRSHVETTASITPDGKTLYFASNRPGGYGGLDIYKSVKNEAGEWGDPVNVGPEINTRYNEDAPFIHPDQWTLFFTSDGHNTMGGRDIFVTRLFNNKWTTPENMGYPINTTANDNYFTLTADGRKGYFSSDRKGGQGGQDIYSINMPEEEANIPLTMIKGRILNGENNEPLPTTIYIVDVESGKKLDFVYQPDPKTGNYLIILPPAKNYDMIIESEGFLPYTLNINIPGQTYFYELYQKIYLKTIKQFEVVVGQEVEVKNAFYDTHEDAVTDIRKTHEATLVKSDSIDMYDLMNDLIEAEDQAGIDYLVSLINMKNPIEDVNFNEAGVVEAATRVYYYDESDESKFEQKEVNGKTIFSLPTMYVTEEAEKQKMRSKERSTKYDQALLKDVVKVYFDVAKSELQPSYHTELNKILETLKKYPELGVQISGYASAEGDEKFNRELSNKRAIAVLDYINHKGVVRRRIIAKGYGATKTDNSNKEESRRVEIQIVDLNEHGREVK; this comes from the coding sequence ATGGAAAGAAAAAGATCATCAGTTACCTTACTAATAGCACTGTTTATGCTAGTTGGCATAACGACCACTTTTGGACAAAATGTGGATAAGAAAGTATACGATGCAGACAAATATTTTAAAATAAGAAACTACAAAGAGGCGTTGTCGCTGTACCTGGAGGCTATCGAGGCAGGGGTTAAAGATCCTGTGGTTTATTACAGGACGGCAGTCAGCTACCAGCATATGTTCGAAATTGAAGAGCAGGTTAAAGCGATACCTTACTTTGAAAAGGCAATAGATGCCGGGACAGATCAATTACCTGTCCATGTGTATTATGATCTGGCTGATGCCTATCATAAAAATGAACAAATCGAAAAAGCCCTGGAGTACTACGGTAAGTACAAAGGAATGCTTAAAGGTGACCAGGGAGAAATTGAAAAGGTCAATCGTGCCCTTGAAGTTGCCAATAATGCCCTGTCGATGATGAGCAGCCCAAAGGCCATTGAGGTAATTAATTTTGGGCAGATCATCAATTCACAGTATACCGAGTATAATCCTGTGGTGTCTGCCGATGAGAGTGTTATGGCATTTACGGCTTTGCGTCCTAACACTGGTAAGACCAGGTCAGGAGATAAATTCATTGAAGAGGTTTATATTTCTTATAATTCTTCAGGTAACTGGTCGCAGCCGCAGCCGATCAGGATTGCTTCCGATTACAACGTAGGAACCGCCGGAATATCCGCTGACGGACAAAAAATGCTGATCTTTATCGGAGGAGCCGGAGGCACTGGTAACCTGTATACCATAGATAAATCAGGTAATGACTGGTCAACTCCGGTAACTATGGGTAATAAAATTAACTCCAGGTCACATGTGGAGACTACTGCCAGTATTACTCCTGATGGAAAAACGCTGTATTTTGCCAGTAACAGACCCGGTGGATACGGAGGGCTTGATATCTACAAATCAGTTAAGAATGAAGCCGGAGAATGGGGAGACCCCGTAAATGTCGGCCCTGAAATAAATACCAGGTATAACGAAGATGCACCTTTTATACACCCTGACCAGTGGACCCTCTTTTTCACTTCCGACGGACACAACACCATGGGAGGCAGAGATATTTTCGTAACGAGGTTATTTAATAACAAGTGGACCACGCCGGAAAATATGGGATATCCCATAAATACTACCGCAAACGATAATTACTTCACGCTTACTGCTGATGGAAGAAAAGGTTACTTTTCGTCTGATAGAAAAGGTGGCCAGGGTGGCCAGGATATATATTCGATCAATATGCCTGAAGAAGAAGCCAATATACCCCTTACCATGATCAAAGGGCGAATACTAAACGGGGAGAATAATGAGCCGTTGCCTACCACCATTTATATAGTGGATGTAGAGTCTGGCAAGAAGCTGGACTTTGTGTACCAGCCGGACCCCAAAACGGGTAACTACCTTATCATTTTACCTCCGGCTAAAAACTACGATATGATCATTGAGTCGGAGGGCTTTTTGCCATATACTCTGAATATCAATATTCCCGGGCAAACTTACTTTTACGAATTGTATCAAAAGATATACCTGAAAACCATTAAGCAGTTTGAAGTAGTTGTGGGACAGGAGGTAGAAGTTAAAAATGCTTTCTACGACACTCACGAGGATGCTGTTACCGATATCAGAAAAACCCATGAAGCAACCCTGGTTAAAAGCGATAGCATTGATATGTATGACCTGATGAACGATTTGATTGAAGCTGAAGACCAGGCCGGTATCGATTACCTGGTGAGCCTTATCAATATGAAAAATCCTATTGAAGATGTAAACTTTAATGAGGCCGGGGTTGTAGAGGCGGCCACAAGGGTTTATTATTATGATGAAAGTGATGAAAGCAAGTTTGAGCAAAAGGAGGTAAATGGCAAAACTATATTTTCGTTGCCAACCATGTATGTGACAGAAGAGGCTGAGAAGCAAAAAATGCGAAGCAAGGAAAGGTCTACCAAATATGATCAGGCTTTGCTGAAGGACGTGGTGAAAGTTTACTTCGATGTAGCAAAGAGTGAGTTGCAACCTTCTTATCATACAGAGCTTAATAAGATACTGGAGACCCTGAAGAAATACCCTGAACTTGGGGTGCAGATATCTGGCTATGCTTCAGCGGAAGGTGATGAGAAATTTAACAGAGAGCTGTCAAATAAAAGAGCCATAGCCGTGCTGGACTACATTAATCATAAGGGGGTGGTTAGGAGAAGGATCATCGCCAAAGGGTACGGTGCTACCAAAACGGATAACTCCAATAAAGAAGAAAGCCGACGTGTTGAAATACAGATTGTTGACCTCAACGAACATGGCAGAGAGGTAAAATGA
- a CDS encoding cation:proton antiporter — protein MGVFDHLLQEFELPLTNAVPIFSLILFIILLSPILLKKIKVPGIIGLIISGVIIGPHGLNILEQNSAINLFSTIGLLYIMFIAGIELDIYEFKRNKYKSLGFGFFTFIIPLSLGIPVCHYLLGYGWTASLLIASMFSTHTLVAYPIAAKFGISRNQAVAVTVGGTILTDTAVLILLAVIVGSVEGGLNPQFWLKLVVSLTIFLFIIFFLIPKVAKWFFLHLEEDKTSHYVLILSLVFLSAFLAEVAGVEPIIGAFMAGLALNRLIPHSSTLMNRLEFVGNAIFIPFFLISVGMLVDLKILFQGPTAIIVALTLSIVALAGKFGAALVTQKVYGYSANQRKLIFGLSSGHAAATLAVILVGYRADIIDENILNGTVILILITCIIASFATESASKKLIQERKALPDEEHEITAHEENIIIPIANFDNLESLVDLVILLKSKQRPSVIHILSVVKYDDDAEQKMQKIKRDLNYFVRYASASETNLKTVVTFDLNSANGIIRISREIMANIIVMGWPKNRTFLSRVFNQTVESIINSTDKAILFCNIHGTLNTTRQIKVLCPPHAELEPGFHQWLSKINILRSELRTKLLFFCNGQTQAAIKGSVKKKNPPITYSPFVDMKDFLVLSKDLNADDLFVVISSREGGMSYQHELKSLPKRINKYFTDLNLILIYPATKIDEADRVKIYNSSNKGNESHEEVESITS, from the coding sequence ATGGGGGTTTTTGATCACTTGCTACAAGAGTTTGAGCTGCCGCTAACCAATGCCGTTCCAATATTTTCCCTGATACTCTTTATTATCTTACTCTCGCCTATTTTATTAAAAAAAATAAAGGTCCCAGGTATTATAGGTTTGATCATTTCAGGAGTTATTATAGGACCCCACGGCCTGAATATACTTGAACAAAACTCAGCAATTAACCTATTCTCAACCATCGGGCTGCTTTACATCATGTTTATTGCTGGTATTGAGCTTGATATTTATGAATTTAAACGAAACAAGTATAAAAGCCTGGGTTTTGGTTTCTTCACTTTTATCATACCCTTGTCGCTCGGCATTCCGGTTTGCCATTATCTACTGGGCTATGGCTGGACAGCCAGCCTGTTGATAGCCAGTATGTTTTCAACACATACGCTTGTGGCATATCCTATTGCTGCCAAATTTGGTATCTCAAGAAATCAGGCTGTAGCAGTTACAGTTGGAGGCACCATACTTACCGACACTGCTGTACTCATCCTTCTGGCTGTAATAGTTGGTTCAGTGGAAGGTGGCCTCAATCCTCAATTCTGGTTAAAGCTGGTAGTATCATTAACCATTTTTTTGTTCATTATCTTCTTCTTAATCCCCAAAGTAGCCAAATGGTTTTTTCTTCACCTCGAAGAGGACAAGACCTCGCACTATGTGCTGATCCTGTCTCTTGTATTTTTGTCGGCATTTCTTGCCGAAGTTGCCGGTGTGGAACCTATAATTGGCGCCTTCATGGCCGGCCTTGCCCTTAACAGGCTTATCCCTCACTCATCTACCTTGATGAACAGGCTGGAATTCGTAGGTAATGCCATATTCATTCCATTTTTCCTGATCAGTGTGGGTATGTTGGTAGACCTAAAAATCCTTTTTCAGGGCCCTACAGCTATTATTGTAGCGTTGACCCTGTCCATCGTAGCCCTGGCCGGAAAGTTCGGCGCAGCCCTGGTAACCCAGAAGGTCTACGGATATTCGGCAAACCAACGCAAATTGATATTTGGCTTAAGCAGTGGCCATGCAGCAGCTACGCTGGCTGTTATATTGGTTGGCTACCGGGCAGATATTATCGATGAAAACATCTTGAACGGAACAGTTATTTTGATCCTGATAACATGCATAATCGCCTCGTTTGCAACGGAAAGTGCTTCAAAAAAGCTCATCCAGGAGCGGAAGGCCTTACCGGATGAAGAACATGAAATTACAGCCCATGAAGAAAATATAATAATCCCTATCGCCAACTTCGATAACCTTGAATCACTTGTCGACCTCGTAATCTTATTAAAAAGCAAACAACGTCCATCTGTCATTCATATTCTTTCCGTAGTGAAGTACGATGATGATGCAGAGCAGAAAATGCAGAAGATTAAGCGCGATCTTAATTATTTTGTCAGGTATGCCTCTGCATCAGAAACAAACCTTAAAACCGTGGTTACTTTTGACCTTAACTCCGCCAATGGCATAATAAGAATCAGCAGGGAGATCATGGCTAATATAATAGTTATGGGGTGGCCCAAGAACAGGACATTCCTAAGCAGAGTATTTAACCAGACAGTTGAAAGTATCATAAACTCTACCGACAAAGCAATTCTGTTTTGCAACATTCACGGTACACTCAACACTACCCGGCAAATTAAAGTACTTTGCCCACCGCACGCAGAACTGGAGCCCGGATTTCATCAATGGCTGAGCAAGATCAATATTTTAAGATCAGAATTGCGCACGAAGCTTTTATTCTTCTGCAACGGGCAAACGCAGGCAGCTATTAAAGGATCCGTCAAAAAGAAAAACCCTCCTATCACCTATTCACCGTTTGTTGATATGAAAGATTTTTTGGTATTGTCTAAAGACCTCAATGCGGATGACCTTTTTGTGGTTATATCAAGTCGTGAGGGGGGTATGTCTTATCAGCATGAATTAAAGAGCCTTCCAAAGAGGATCAATAAATACTTTACCGATTTAAATCTGATATTAATATACCCGGCCACTAAGATAGACGAAGCGGACCGGGTAAAAATATATAACTCTTCAAATAAAGGTAATGAGAGCCACGAAGAGGTGGAATCCATTACCTCTTAG
- a CDS encoding CapA family protein: MEIVFGGDVMLDRGIRARINTRGLEYLTEDISEVFDQADYTVVNLECPVTDQHTPLTKEYVFRAEPEWLSDLRDAGITHCIMANNHSYDHGREALVMTAENLNTADLVPVGYGLSQKKACEPVLLQKGDIEVAIFASVTLGLEAWMYLEDSPGMCQATISDLSKNIREYKKQFPQRLVVVTLHWGAEYHQTPTSIQREDAKKLIHAGTDAIIGHHPHVIQSFEYIEGKPVFYSIGNLIFDNPNPKTHEGILVKLTFEKDNQEVQVIPYKADNSKPVLMDEDEREEWFKRSVSMQGTNYNGL, from the coding sequence ATGGAGATAGTATTTGGCGGAGATGTAATGCTTGACAGAGGAATCAGGGCCAGGATCAATACCAGAGGACTGGAATACCTGACAGAAGATATCAGCGAGGTATTTGATCAGGCTGATTATACCGTCGTTAACCTGGAATGCCCTGTAACTGACCAACACACTCCTTTAACAAAAGAGTATGTGTTCAGAGCTGAACCTGAATGGCTATCCGACCTCCGTGACGCCGGCATCACCCACTGCATCATGGCCAACAACCACAGCTATGACCACGGCCGTGAAGCGTTGGTAATGACCGCTGAAAATTTAAATACCGCAGATCTGGTGCCGGTAGGCTATGGCCTAAGCCAAAAAAAAGCCTGCGAACCGGTTTTGTTGCAAAAAGGTGATATAGAAGTTGCCATTTTCGCCAGTGTCACCCTCGGGCTGGAAGCCTGGATGTATCTGGAAGACTCCCCCGGTATGTGCCAGGCTACTATTTCCGACCTGTCAAAAAACATCCGGGAATACAAAAAGCAATTTCCTCAAAGGCTTGTAGTCGTTACCCTCCATTGGGGTGCCGAGTACCACCAAACCCCTACCTCCATACAGCGCGAAGATGCAAAAAAACTGATCCACGCAGGTACTGACGCCATTATAGGCCACCACCCACATGTAATCCAAAGCTTTGAATATATAGAAGGCAAACCCGTGTTTTACAGCATCGGCAACCTCATATTTGACAACCCCAACCCCAAAACCCATGAAGGGATACTGGTAAAGCTAACTTTTGAAAAAGACAACCAGGAAGTGCAGGTAATACCTTACAAAGCGGATAATAGTAAACCTGTACTGATGGATGAGGATGAGCGGGAGGAATGGTTTAAACGCTCAGTTTCAATGCAAGGAACAAATTATAACGGACTTTGA
- a CDS encoding GNAT family N-acetyltransferase, with protein MTLQNFKIRQLSKNDVHLFKKLVELFREVFEDNQPQLTDAVQFNPLQRPDFIAYAILNEHEVIGGLTAYELANYYSGIPEIFIYDIAIKTAYQRKGLGKMLLREIMKYAGDQGAKEVFVMAHTEDQQAVDFYTKAGGKDEAVVSFTYKPVK; from the coding sequence ATGACACTACAGAATTTTAAAATCAGGCAACTCAGTAAGAACGATGTCCATTTATTCAAAAAACTGGTTGAGCTGTTTCGTGAGGTATTTGAAGATAACCAACCTCAGTTAACCGATGCCGTGCAGTTCAATCCCCTGCAAAGGCCGGACTTTATAGCCTATGCTATTTTAAATGAACATGAGGTGATCGGTGGCCTTACCGCATACGAACTTGCTAACTATTATTCAGGTATCCCTGAAATATTCATTTATGATATTGCCATTAAAACCGCGTACCAAAGAAAAGGACTAGGCAAAATGCTGCTTCGGGAAATTATGAAATATGCCGGTGACCAGGGTGCAAAAGAGGTATTCGTAATGGCACACACCGAGGACCAGCAGGCAGTAGACTTTTACACAAAGGCCGGCGGTAAAGACGAAGCCGTGGTTAGTTTCACTTATAAACCAGTGAAATGA
- a CDS encoding ribosomal maturation YjgA family protein, producing the protein MFKFQKKYFFLTIGLLITEILIALYIHDRIIRPYIGDLLVVILIYTFFKSFLNVSVTRMALAVLLFSYLVEAGQYFGLVYLLGLEDYKIARIIIGVSFEWLDLIAYTAGIILVLTFDKPRPMKATEQN; encoded by the coding sequence ATGTTTAAATTTCAAAAGAAATACTTTTTCCTGACCATCGGTCTACTGATTACTGAAATACTGATCGCCTTGTATATTCACGACAGGATCATCAGGCCCTACATCGGCGACCTGCTGGTTGTAATTTTGATATACACCTTCTTTAAAAGCTTTCTCAATGTATCTGTTACAAGAATGGCTTTGGCGGTACTTCTCTTTTCCTATCTTGTGGAAGCCGGACAATATTTCGGGCTGGTTTACCTCCTGGGCCTTGAAGACTATAAAATCGCCAGGATCATTATTGGTGTTTCCTTTGAATGGCTGGATTTGATCGCGTATACCGCAGGTATTATCCTTGTACTGACTTTCGACAAACCCAGGCCCATGAAAGCCACAGAACAAAACTGA